From a single Campylobacter concisus genomic region:
- the waaC gene encoding lipopolysaccharide heptosyltransferase I, with protein sequence MQNKNQLKIAIVKLSALGDIVHAAIVLQFIKKHYPNTHITWLVDARFASLLKDHPLIDELVVLPLKQSFKQSYKILKTLGKFDKVIDLQGLFKSAVVAKIIGKQTYGFSRESVKEKIAARLYRHKFKIDYNENIIIRNLALVAFALNFSFEVSEILEKTPCFEVSKIYKNESGKKRVLIAAFASEESKIYDKFKDVIRLLDGCEICLCYGSESEKVRAEAIISGTSAKLLEKLSIKEMISFITSCDLVIGNDSGLTHLAWAINRPSITLFGNRPSHRNAYITDKNLVIDMGKQIDARSIDKNDFCIREIFPETVANFAKRLLNG encoded by the coding sequence ATGCAAAACAAAAATCAGCTAAAAATAGCCATCGTCAAACTCTCCGCTCTTGGGGATATCGTGCACGCAGCTATTGTGCTTCAGTTTATCAAAAAGCACTATCCAAATACCCATATTACGTGGCTAGTTGATGCTCGTTTTGCAAGCCTTTTAAAAGATCATCCGCTTATCGACGAGCTAGTCGTTTTACCACTTAAACAAAGCTTTAAACAAAGCTACAAGATACTAAAAACGCTTGGTAAATTTGACAAAGTGATCGATCTACAAGGACTTTTTAAATCAGCTGTAGTCGCAAAAATAATAGGCAAGCAAACTTATGGCTTTAGCAGAGAGAGCGTCAAAGAAAAGATCGCAGCCAGGCTTTATAGACATAAATTTAAAATTGATTACAACGAAAATATAATCATTAGAAATTTGGCGCTTGTGGCTTTTGCTCTAAATTTTAGCTTTGAAGTAAGTGAAATTTTAGAAAAAACACCTTGCTTTGAAGTAAGTAAAATTTATAAAAACGAAAGTGGTAAAAAACGCGTTTTAATTGCTGCCTTTGCAAGCGAAGAGAGCAAAATTTATGACAAATTTAAAGATGTGATCAGGCTACTTGATGGATGCGAAATTTGCCTTTGCTACGGAAGTGAGAGCGAGAAAGTAAGGGCTGAGGCGATCATCTCAGGTACCTCGGCAAAGCTACTTGAAAAACTTAGCATAAAAGAGATGATAAGCTTCATTACAAGCTGTGATTTAGTAATTGGTAACGATAGCGGCTTAACGCACCTTGCTTGGGCGATAAATAGGCCTTCTATCACACTTTTTGGCAACCGTCCAAGCCACAGAAATGCTTACATCACGGATAAAAATTTAGTTATAGATATGGGTAAGCAAATAGATGCCAGAAGTATCGATAAAAACGACTTTTGCATAAGAGAAATTTTCCCAGAAACGGTTGCAAATTTCGCAAAAAGGCTGCTAAATGGATAG
- a CDS encoding lipid A biosynthesis lauroyl acyltransferase, with product MDRLYLAGFYTLKFFIFLLPSSLRDLLAKFLAFAFMKLKKKRFHIVMINLNLAFGESKTKEEKLEIAKKCYYNFAKYLGINFILNQNTTKQKVLEKVGFKNEYHLLEALKLDRPIIVATAHFGQWELFSLAMAARFGAVSVLGRKLDSGIMNEILKANRSQFDVELIDKDGGAKDILKALKARRIVGILVDQNTAPKDGIKVKFFDKDVLHTPAASVLAQKTNALIINAFIYQKDENISEICFSPAIDINKFDKEEAVQKVTQMQCSACEGMVRSRPEEYFWFHQRFKRFYENEYKC from the coding sequence ATGGATAGACTCTATCTGGCTGGCTTTTATACTTTAAAATTTTTTATATTTTTACTGCCTAGTTCACTTAGAGATTTGCTTGCCAAATTTTTAGCGTTTGCGTTTATGAAACTTAAAAAAAAGAGATTTCATATCGTGATGATAAATTTAAATCTTGCATTTGGTGAGTCAAAAACCAAGGAAGAGAAGCTTGAGATCGCCAAAAAATGCTACTACAACTTTGCAAAATACCTTGGTATAAATTTCATCCTAAATCAAAACACAACAAAACAAAAGGTACTTGAAAAGGTAGGCTTTAAAAACGAATATCATCTGCTTGAAGCACTTAAGCTTGACCGCCCTATTATCGTTGCAACTGCGCATTTTGGGCAGTGGGAGCTTTTTAGTCTAGCGATGGCAGCTCGCTTTGGTGCAGTTTCGGTGCTTGGTAGAAAGCTTGATAGTGGCATCATGAATGAAATTTTAAAGGCGAACAGATCGCAGTTTGACGTGGAGCTCATTGACAAAGATGGCGGCGCAAAAGACATCTTAAAAGCGCTAAAAGCTAGGCGAATAGTGGGAATTTTAGTAGATCAAAATACCGCTCCAAAAGATGGCATAAAGGTGAAATTTTTTGACAAAGATGTGCTTCACACGCCAGCTGCGAGCGTACTAGCTCAAAAAACAAACGCCCTAATAATTAATGCATTTATCTATCAAAAAGATGAAAACATAAGCGAAATTTGTTTTTCGCCAGCCATTGATATAAATAAATTTGATAAAGAAGAGGCGGTACAAAAAGTAACGCAAATGCAGTGCAGCGCGTGTGAAGGGATGGTTAGATCAAGGCCTGAGGAGTACTTTTGGTTTCACCAAAGATTTAAGAGATTTTACGAAAATGAGTATAAATGCTAA
- a CDS encoding glycosyltransferase family 4 protein produces MNILHTETLFNWGGEQNKTLNEMRFMREMGHNVILFCNPNSQIESIAKEEGFSVIAQEMNKKNFHKSIPAICKAIKNNNIDVVITHGSTDSWVGAVAGLFYRSKGVKFYKERHNLFPIKGLVSKLMHKRLFDKILYISDSVKEYLLSIGVSKDRLVFMPSTVDVEKIDSTKSTFRDEFHIAKNELVIGTFTSLYRKKGVFDFASAAKEILKSKDATIVFSGNISDSAKEQIASMFDEKDRIIFTGFRNDAANVIKSFDIYVFASHSEGLGTVLLEAMSSKVPVVVYDNAPMNVLVKNKERGLCAKNLDEISLRECILELINEPEKAKIYSQNAFKFVDENFSHKALKEAIKNLLEQK; encoded by the coding sequence ATGAACATTCTTCACACAGAGACGCTTTTTAACTGGGGTGGCGAGCAAAACAAGACACTAAATGAGATGCGTTTTATGCGTGAGATGGGTCACAATGTCATACTTTTTTGCAACCCAAACTCTCAGATAGAAAGCATTGCAAAAGAAGAAGGCTTTAGTGTTATAGCACAAGAGATGAATAAGAAAAATTTTCATAAAAGCATACCGGCTATTTGCAAAGCAATAAAAAATAACAATATAGATGTGGTCATAACTCATGGATCAACTGATAGCTGGGTTGGGGCCGTTGCTGGACTATTTTACCGAAGCAAGGGCGTTAAATTTTATAAAGAAAGACACAACCTCTTTCCGATAAAAGGGCTTGTTTCAAAATTAATGCATAAAAGGCTATTTGATAAAATTTTATACATCTCAGATAGCGTCAAAGAGTATCTTCTGAGCATCGGAGTTAGCAAAGATAGGCTAGTTTTTATGCCAAGCACGGTTGATGTTGAAAAGATTGATAGCACAAAAAGCACTTTTAGAGATGAGTTTCATATCGCCAAAAACGAGCTAGTCATCGGCACTTTTACCTCGCTTTACCGCAAGAAAGGCGTCTTTGACTTTGCAAGTGCCGCAAAAGAAATTTTAAAGTCAAAGGATGCGACTATTGTATTTTCTGGCAACATTAGCGACAGTGCAAAAGAGCAGATCGCCTCTATGTTTGATGAAAAAGACAGGATCATCTTCACTGGCTTTAGAAATGACGCGGCAAATGTTATAAAAAGTTTTGATATCTATGTCTTTGCTTCGCACTCTGAGGGGCTTGGTACAGTCCTACTTGAGGCAATGAGCTCAAAAGTACCAGTCGTAGTCTACGATAACGCACCAATGAATGTACTAGTTAAAAACAAAGAGCGTGGGCTTTGTGCTAAAAATTTAGATGAAATTTCGCTAAGAGAGTGCATTTTGGAGCTGATAAATGAGCCTGAAAAAGCTAAAATTTACTCACAAAACGCCTTTAAATTTGTGGATGAAAACTTTAGCCACAAGGCGCTAAAAGAGGCTATTAAAAATTTACTGGAGCAAAAATGA
- a CDS encoding glycosyltransferase family 4 protein — MINILELESSLGFGGQEHRTQRVINGLDKSKFKVFYGLNPGSKSFEKQIECEFVEFNLKKSFNIFEILKICKFVKQNNIKIISTHSGKDGAIGAIVGKICGVSVVRTRHLQLPITSPLPYNLSTKVVGVCDSVCKDLIKRGVKKEKVVKIYTGIDTQKYTPKFKINMKKEFGLNDDVVGVCIVAVLRAAKNHKLLIDAFSELNLENSALFIVGNGPQNKNLQEYIKDKKNIFMLGNRTDVSDFLGSLDICVLPSEMEAIGGALLEASSCKLATIGSDVGGLGEAVSNGKSGFLFENGNKEELKKVLERLILDENLRKQMGEFGREYVKEIFSIEKMIENTQNLYMELVK; from the coding sequence ATGATAAATATACTTGAGCTTGAAAGCTCTCTTGGATTTGGCGGACAGGAACACCGCACTCAGCGCGTGATAAACGGACTAGATAAGAGCAAATTTAAGGTTTTTTATGGGCTAAATCCTGGCTCAAAAAGCTTTGAGAAGCAAATAGAGTGTGAATTTGTTGAGTTTAATCTCAAAAAGTCTTTTAATATCTTTGAAATTTTAAAAATTTGCAAATTTGTAAAGCAAAATAATATAAAAATCATCTCAACTCACTCAGGCAAAGATGGTGCCATTGGAGCGATTGTGGGTAAAATTTGTGGCGTTAGCGTGGTTCGCACTAGGCATTTGCAGCTGCCTATAACATCGCCCTTACCTTACAACCTAAGTACAAAAGTAGTCGGCGTGTGCGACTCAGTATGCAAGGATCTTATAAAAAGAGGCGTGAAAAAGGAAAAAGTCGTCAAAATTTATACAGGCATCGATACGCAAAAATATACACCAAAATTTAAGATAAATATGAAAAAAGAATTTGGCCTAAATGACGACGTAGTTGGAGTTTGCATCGTTGCAGTGTTAAGGGCAGCTAAAAATCATAAGCTATTAATCGATGCATTTAGTGAGCTAAATTTAGAGAATTCAGCCCTTTTTATCGTAGGTAATGGCCCGCAAAATAAAAATTTACAAGAATATATAAAAGATAAAAAAAATATCTTTATGCTTGGCAACAGAACCGACGTGAGCGATTTTTTGGGCTCTCTTGATATTTGTGTGTTGCCTTCAGAGATGGAGGCTATCGGCGGAGCGCTGCTTGAAGCATCTTCGTGCAAGCTAGCTACTATTGGAAGCGATGTGGGCGGACTTGGCGAGGCGGTAAGTAATGGCAAAAGCGGATTTTTATTTGAAAATGGCAACAAAGAGGAGCTAAAGAAGGTGCTCGAAAGGCTCATTTTGGATGAAAATTTAAGAAAACAGATGGGTGAGTTTGGCAGAGAGTACGTAAAAGAAATTTTTAGTATCGAAAAAATGATAGAAAATACTCAAAATTTATATATGGAGCTTGTAAAATGA
- a CDS encoding O-antigen ligase family protein — translation MKNDIASKLYNLFLVIVLFTLPVTEGLKQISLTLFVLAGIYICVKEKKQFKFDLINISLFIFVLATFISCLINGVSVSRALDPLRCMLFFFVARSVGVEKINFKFLFFALFTGLIAAFIPACIEKFTSNDPLALFELKSIGHVNHSAIFMLLVFCVALVSINSKEIFEKYIGISVAGICVLGIMIAGSRATMYLLPIIIFTYLLFEILNKQIKIKFLLGLIILFSIIAISYIYISTNITQDQRFYSQLTKGVTGSETRYPIFASAFYTWLDHPLFGIGSGEFKIIDITKYFPGNVEVHVSHAHNTFLTFLTEKGIVALLAYLIFQLSLFIKFIKNFRQNSIVFLALLMLMANNIISLANTTFHHENALLMLLFWALALSAIDEKSTLKIS, via the coding sequence ATGAAAAATGACATTGCCTCTAAGCTCTACAATCTTTTTTTAGTTATTGTCTTATTTACGCTACCAGTAACTGAAGGCTTAAAGCAAATTTCACTCACACTTTTTGTCTTGGCTGGAATTTATATTTGCGTCAAAGAAAAAAAGCAATTTAAATTTGATCTCATAAATATCTCGCTTTTTATCTTTGTTTTGGCTACTTTTATAAGCTGCTTGATAAATGGAGTTTCTGTATCAAGAGCACTTGATCCGCTAAGGTGTATGCTATTTTTCTTTGTAGCCAGAAGTGTCGGCGTAGAAAAAATAAATTTTAAATTTTTATTTTTTGCCTTATTTACTGGTTTGATTGCTGCATTTATCCCTGCTTGTATAGAAAAATTCACTTCAAATGACCCTTTAGCACTTTTTGAGCTTAAATCAATAGGACACGTAAATCATAGCGCTATTTTTATGCTACTAGTTTTTTGTGTAGCATTAGTTTCGATAAATAGCAAAGAAATTTTTGAAAAGTATATAGGCATAAGTGTTGCCGGAATTTGCGTCCTTGGAATAATGATAGCTGGCTCTAGAGCTACAATGTATCTTTTACCAATCATTATTTTTACTTACTTGCTTTTTGAAATTTTAAATAAACAGATAAAAATAAAATTTTTATTAGGCTTGATAATTTTGTTTAGCATAATAGCTATTTCTTATATATATATATCAACGAATATTACTCAAGATCAAAGATTCTATAGTCAACTAACAAAGGGGGTTACTGGATCAGAGACTAGATATCCGATCTTTGCTAGCGCATTTTATACGTGGTTAGACCACCCTTTATTTGGGATAGGTTCTGGTGAGTTTAAGATCATTGATATAACAAAATATTTTCCAGGCAATGTTGAAGTTCATGTTAGTCATGCACACAATACCTTTTTAACATTTTTAACAGAAAAGGGCATCGTTGCCTTACTTGCATATTTGATATTTCAACTATCACTCTTTATAAAATTTATTAAAAATTTTAGACAAAATAGCATAGTTTTTCTTGCCCTTTTAATGCTCATGGCTAATAATATAATCTCACTTGCAAATACAACATTTCACCATGAAAATGCACTTCTAATGCTACTATTTTGGGCTCTAGCTTTAAGTGCGATAGATGAAAAATCGACCTTAAAAATTAGCTAA
- a CDS encoding polysaccharide deacetylase family protein has translation MSVPVLMYHHVLEKSGFIASSVDEFKSHMKFLAENGYKTLSINEFIAYKKGELEVPKKSVCITFDDGWMDNYIYAYPIVKEFGLRANIFIITGWIEAAQKAHEMRPANFLNVDHNECKRLAPSRPQDVILNLEQIEKMSDYFYFHSHTHGHFDGYFGQLSLDEEFGLCREFMKKNFGFEDDALCWPRGKYNDEYLMAAKKHGYKAFFTTKRGINKADGNLEEIKRIVTKRDEKWLKKTMFIYQNDILGSIYAAIRS, from the coding sequence ATGAGCGTACCAGTTTTGATGTATCACCACGTGCTTGAAAAGAGCGGATTTATCGCTAGTAGCGTGGATGAGTTTAAATCGCATATGAAATTTCTAGCTGAAAATGGCTATAAAACACTAAGCATAAATGAATTTATTGCGTATAAAAAAGGTGAGCTTGAAGTGCCTAAAAAGAGTGTTTGCATAACATTTGATGATGGCTGGATGGACAACTACATCTATGCTTATCCTATCGTGAAAGAATTTGGGCTAAGGGCAAATATCTTTATAATTACTGGCTGGATAGAAGCGGCGCAAAAGGCACATGAGATGAGGCCTGCTAACTTTTTAAATGTTGATCACAACGAGTGCAAAAGGCTTGCTCCAAGTAGGCCACAAGATGTGATATTAAATTTAGAGCAGATTGAGAAAATGAGTGATTATTTTTACTTTCACTCACATACGCACGGTCATTTTGATGGATATTTTGGGCAGCTTAGCTTGGACGAGGAATTTGGTCTTTGCCGTGAATTTATGAAGAAAAATTTTGGCTTTGAAGACGACGCACTTTGCTGGCCGCGTGGCAAATACAATGATGAGTATCTAATGGCAGCCAAAAAGCATGGTTATAAGGCATTTTTTACGACAAAACGTGGCATTAATAAAGCTGATGGCAACCTTGAAGAGATAAAGCGCATCGTTACAAAACGTGATGAAAAATGGCTAAAAAAGACCATGTTTATATATCAAAATGATATTTTAGGCTCTATCTACGCGGCGATAAGGTCTTAG
- a CDS encoding glycosyltransferase family 2 protein, translating into MPNVKISFVVPVFNKKEHIRDCLNSLISQDMDDIEIIVINDGSTDNTLEILEEYKDKIILKTKSNAGVSAARNDGILLASGKYTICVDADDYVEKDYASCVYDIAEKFDADIVITDMCKVYGHKKLLFKDFETKEDGAIDKNEYLKRLLASRHNKVLHNAANKAIRTKILKENLFPVGITQAEDFHTVVRNIIASKTLVKLNKAFYCYKIGDNNTAGFEKLKAVMDHKFVYDGIISILKNKNLALEMVPDLELRKIKSVYMPAILARPNLNNSSYVKALDLFYADIDSIINSSGFSKLRLKQRILLKVLKNIKSYENVSKILKIFNTINGFLSNKKMKEFKE; encoded by the coding sequence GTGCCTAATGTGAAAATAAGCTTTGTAGTGCCTGTTTTTAACAAAAAAGAGCATATTAGGGATTGTTTAAATTCGCTTATATCTCAAGACATGGATGATATTGAGATTATAGTTATTAATGATGGAAGTACTGACAATACGCTAGAAATATTAGAAGAATATAAAGATAAAATAATATTAAAAACAAAGAGCAATGCTGGTGTTAGTGCTGCTAGAAATGACGGTATATTGCTAGCTAGTGGCAAATATACTATCTGCGTAGATGCTGATGACTATGTGGAAAAAGATTATGCTTCATGCGTTTATGATATCGCAGAAAAATTTGATGCCGACATAGTGATAACAGATATGTGTAAGGTCTATGGTCATAAAAAGCTCCTTTTTAAGGATTTTGAGACAAAAGAGGATGGCGCAATCGATAAAAACGAGTATCTAAAAAGGCTTTTAGCCTCAAGGCACAACAAAGTCTTGCATAATGCGGCAAACAAGGCGATTAGGACTAAAATTTTAAAAGAAAATTTATTTCCAGTTGGGATCACGCAAGCTGAAGATTTTCACACTGTAGTGAGAAATATTATCGCTTCAAAAACTCTTGTAAAGCTAAATAAGGCTTTTTATTGCTATAAGATAGGAGATAACAACACTGCAGGCTTTGAAAAATTAAAAGCTGTGATGGATCATAAATTTGTATATGATGGCATAATCTCAATTTTAAAAAACAAAAATTTAGCTCTTGAAATGGTGCCAGATCTAGAGCTTAGAAAGATAAAAAGCGTCTATATGCCAGCTATTTTGGCAAGACCAAATCTAAACAATAGTAGCTATGTAAAGGCACTTGATCTTTTTTATGCAGATATTGATAGCATCATAAACTCATCTGGTTTTTCAAAGCTTAGACTAAAACAAAGAATTTTACTTAAAGTGCTAAAAAATATAAAATCGTACGAAAATGTATCAAAAATTTTAAAAATCTTTAATACAATAAATGGCTTTTTGTCAAATAAAAAAATGAAAGAATTTAAAGAGTAA
- a CDS encoding polysaccharide deacetylase family protein, with protein MNYPVCVLTMHHCNNNKNDFAIKPELFKKTLLMALDEGYKFINYAQFKDIASGRVKASKKNILLTFDDGYFDNYKFAFPILKELKIPAVCFLITDKIKDFKRQDYDFVFKKHKEIDYEKDAEYFLNLDEIRQMQESGLFEFDSHTASHFSCKSNDEAKLREEFSSSLAKIKELFPEKQEFGFCFPKGHFNELSLKVVREYYDFAFSVIDGGFCAGDDKFKIRRIDISNNAKSESDYIFRVKKKLFIYSTPVLGNLYSNFRNRGYK; from the coding sequence ATGAACTACCCAGTTTGCGTGCTAACGATGCACCACTGTAATAACAATAAAAACGACTTTGCCATTAAGCCAGAGCTATTTAAAAAGACGCTTTTGATGGCGTTAGATGAGGGCTATAAATTTATAAACTATGCTCAGTTTAAAGATATAGCTAGTGGCCGAGTAAAAGCCTCTAAAAAGAACATTTTACTAACTTTTGATGACGGGTATTTTGATAATTATAAATTTGCATTTCCTATCCTAAAAGAGTTAAAAATTCCAGCTGTTTGCTTTTTGATAACAGATAAGATCAAGGATTTTAAAAGGCAAGATTATGACTTTGTATTTAAAAAACATAAAGAAATAGACTACGAAAAAGATGCGGAGTATTTTTTAAATTTAGACGAGATCAGGCAGATGCAAGAGAGTGGGCTTTTTGAGTTTGATAGCCATACGGCGAGCCACTTTTCTTGCAAAAGTAACGATGAAGCAAAATTAAGAGAGGAATTTTCTAGCTCGCTGGCTAAGATAAAAGAGCTATTTCCTGAAAAACAAGAATTTGGCTTTTGCTTTCCAAAAGGGCACTTTAACGAGCTTTCACTAAAAGTTGTAAGAGAGTATTATGACTTTGCCTTTAGTGTGATAGATGGTGGATTTTGCGCAGGAGATGATAAATTTAAGATAAGACGTATTGATATCTCAAACAATGCGAAGAGCGAGAGTGATTACATTTTTAGAGTTAAAAAGAAGCTTTTTATCTATTCTACGCCAGTTCTAGGAAATTTATATTCAAATTTTAGAAATAGAGGCTATAAATAA
- a CDS encoding glycosyltransferase family 2 protein produces MLSVVILTCNSEKYLKEVLESTNFADEVIVVDSGSKDSTRQICDGFSNVRFHEQAWLGFGAQKQRGVDLAKNEWIFVLDSDEVITDELKNEIIDTLKEPKFMAYNVARLNFFFGKAIKNMGLYPDYTVRLFNKNFAKFDGRAVHEKVVLNDGSQRLGALKNHFLHYAYESIEQFIAKQNRYSSMGAKRNLLKALTSPAWTFFKLYVLKGGFKEGFAGYVIARLYAQYTFWKYIK; encoded by the coding sequence ATGCTAAGCGTTGTCATTTTGACTTGTAACAGCGAAAAATACCTAAAAGAAGTGCTAGAAAGTACAAATTTTGCTGATGAGGTCATCGTGGTTGATAGTGGTTCAAAAGACAGCACAAGGCAAATTTGTGATGGCTTTAGCAACGTGAGATTTCACGAGCAAGCTTGGCTGGGATTTGGCGCGCAAAAGCAAAGAGGCGTGGATCTAGCTAAAAATGAGTGGATCTTTGTGCTTGATAGTGACGAGGTGATCACGGATGAACTTAAAAACGAGATCATAGATACACTAAAAGAGCCAAAATTTATGGCTTATAACGTTGCCAGGCTAAATTTTTTCTTTGGCAAAGCGATAAAAAACATGGGGCTATATCCAGACTACACGGTGAGACTTTTTAACAAAAATTTTGCCAAATTTGATGGCAGAGCTGTGCATGAAAAGGTTGTTTTAAATGACGGCTCACAAAGGCTTGGAGCGCTTAAAAATCACTTCTTACACTATGCATATGAGAGCATCGAGCAGTTTATCGCCAAGCAAAATCGCTACTCAAGCATGGGTGCAAAAAGAAATTTGCTAAAGGCGCTTACAAGCCCGGCTTGGACATTTTTTAAGCTTTACGTGCTAAAAGGTGGCTTTAAAGAGGGCTTTGCGGGCTATGTTATCGCTAGACTTTACGCCCAGTACACATTTTGGAAATATATAAAATGA
- the rfaQ gene encoding putative lipopolysaccharide heptosyltransferase III encodes MKILVIKFRNIGDVLLTTPLIENLHHYYPDATIDFALNKGTEAMIEGNPYINKIHIYDRQSANSGFFKKLITEIKFIKAIKKEKYDMAVQTTTGDRGIIISKYAKIKKIVGFLGKNQSINKLLNVKAKYYENFSHTIDHNLNALRALGFEPISKKVSVFSDESVEHLNLPKCFVHMHLTSRWMFKCANDESMAELIDYCENELGVKVVLTSDNKENELEKLASVLKICKSEPINLGGKLNLKQTIALSKHSSLFIGVDTAIMHIAAANDVPVIAFFGPSNAFEWGPWDNSLMENGYTAQNGIQSMGKHIVYQKDWDFVPCDKEGIAKHGIEKTLMDFSDEMPNIKAKIKEILG; translated from the coding sequence ATGAAAATACTTGTAATTAAATTTAGAAATATCGGCGACGTGCTTTTAACCACGCCGCTCATTGAAAATTTGCACCACTACTACCCAGATGCGACCATCGACTTTGCCCTAAACAAAGGCACAGAAGCGATGATAGAAGGAAATCCTTACATAAACAAAATTCACATTTACGATAGACAAAGTGCAAATTCTGGCTTTTTTAAAAAACTAATTACCGAGATAAAATTTATAAAAGCCATCAAAAAAGAAAAATACGATATGGCTGTGCAAACAACCACGGGAGATCGCGGCATCATCATCTCAAAATATGCAAAGATCAAAAAAATAGTAGGCTTTCTTGGCAAAAATCAATCAATAAATAAACTTCTAAACGTTAAGGCTAAATACTACGAAAATTTTTCACATACGATCGATCATAATCTAAACGCTTTAAGGGCTTTGGGATTTGAACCAATTAGCAAAAAGGTGAGTGTATTTTCAGACGAGAGCGTGGAGCATCTAAATTTACCAAAATGCTTTGTACATATGCATCTTACAAGCCGCTGGATGTTTAAATGCGCAAATGATGAGAGCATGGCAGAGCTCATCGACTACTGCGAAAATGAGCTTGGGGTAAAGGTCGTACTAACAAGTGATAATAAAGAAAATGAGCTAGAAAAGCTAGCAAGCGTACTAAAAATTTGCAAGAGTGAGCCTATAAATTTAGGCGGTAAGCTAAATTTGAAACAAACGATCGCCCTATCAAAGCATTCAAGCCTTTTTATTGGTGTTGATACCGCCATCATGCACATAGCCGCAGCAAACGACGTGCCTGTGATCGCTTTTTTTGGTCCAAGCAATGCTTTTGAATGGGGGCCTTGGGATAACTCACTCATGGAAAATGGCTATACAGCCCAAAATGGTATACAAAGTATGGGCAAACACATCGTCTATCAAAAAGACTGGGACTTTGTGCCTTGCGATAAAGAGGGCATAGCAAAGCATGGCATAGAAAAGACCTTGATGGATTTTAGCGACGAAATGCCAAACATAAAAGCCAAAATAAAAGAAATTTTAGGATAG